The following proteins come from a genomic window of Candidatus Thiodiazotropha sp. CDECU1:
- a CDS encoding TIGR00341 family protein: MKLIEVIAKASSQPTISIIAEKYKARDFRLGQEGEDGRQPIRMLVTDENVQPVLDALQNILGAQSTARIIVFPVDATLPRARTDQEREEDSATSTREAMYAAVDKNARLDTNFVILVILSTIVAAIGLVKDNVAVIIGAMVIAPLLGPNLAFGLGTALGDVHLMKNSLKSLLTGTVIAIGFSFVIGVLWPFGLGSPELLARTEVGMDSLALALASGAAAALSLTTGLPSVLVGVMVAVALLPPAAAVGLTLGHWRADLAMGAALLLVANIVCVNLAAKLVFLVKGIQPRTWAEKTKAKRAMRIYIAVWIATLVLVVLAIVMRTQLTN, encoded by the coding sequence ATGAAACTGATAGAGGTTATCGCGAAAGCCAGCAGCCAACCGACGATTTCCATTATTGCGGAGAAGTACAAGGCAAGGGATTTCAGGCTTGGGCAGGAGGGAGAGGATGGCAGGCAACCGATACGTATGCTGGTCACTGATGAGAACGTGCAACCCGTTCTCGACGCACTGCAGAACATTCTTGGCGCTCAATCAACCGCCCGCATCATCGTATTTCCCGTTGATGCCACCCTGCCCAGGGCAAGGACCGACCAGGAGAGAGAGGAAGACTCCGCCACTTCGACGCGGGAAGCCATGTATGCTGCAGTTGATAAAAATGCCCGCCTTGACACTAACTTTGTCATTCTCGTCATCCTATCCACCATAGTCGCGGCAATCGGCCTGGTGAAAGACAATGTTGCGGTGATCATCGGCGCAATGGTCATTGCCCCCCTATTGGGTCCCAATCTTGCTTTTGGTTTGGGCACTGCATTGGGGGATGTTCACCTGATGAAGAACTCCCTCAAATCCTTACTCACAGGTACCGTTATCGCTATCGGTTTTTCCTTTGTCATTGGGGTACTTTGGCCCTTTGGCCTGGGCAGCCCTGAACTACTCGCACGTACAGAGGTCGGCATGGACTCACTCGCCCTTGCCCTTGCCTCGGGAGCAGCCGCGGCACTCTCACTCACCACCGGGCTTCCGAGTGTATTGGTCGGTGTCATGGTGGCGGTCGCCCTGCTACCGCCAGCCGCTGCGGTTGGCCTGACCCTGGGTCACTGGCGAGCGGACTTGGCGATGGGAGCGGCGCTCTTACTCGTGGCCAATATCGTGTGCGTCAATCTGGCTGCCAAACTGGTATTTTTGGTCAAGGGAATCCAGCCCCGCACCTGGGCCGAAAAGACCAAGGCCAAGCGGGCCATGAGAATCTACATTGCAGTTTGGATTGCTACCTTGGTTCTGGTAGTCCTGGCAATTGTGATGCGCACACAACTCACTAACTGA
- a CDS encoding methyltransferase, whose product MLKTVQYSINIEQLLTVPAKKVTAQAVNPVGYEIYEYDGLRWIRFADGSIQSVMLLDEPAYPLLSYIQGLICSLLFSQRPNKLLNLGLGSGSIERFILSQFAEMELVSVEIDAKLIELTKQHFHIPSSHRVMQMPAQHYLEVNQQNFDILISDVYPGQESASSYLSADFIMHAARGLNKQGVFAVNLLPRSKSEVVEVLVRMRKTFPWILIYDVPDMSNMILFCSLSRPPTLATLKQRATHLRNSTGLVGQAGSSVTLSQSTSQGDKACERRTGRSQFK is encoded by the coding sequence ATGCTCAAGACAGTGCAATACAGCATCAACATTGAGCAGCTTCTCACTGTTCCCGCAAAAAAAGTAACGGCACAAGCGGTGAATCCAGTTGGATACGAGATTTATGAGTATGACGGCTTACGCTGGATCCGCTTTGCTGACGGTTCGATTCAATCAGTAATGCTGCTGGATGAGCCTGCTTACCCGCTACTAAGCTACATTCAAGGGCTGATTTGTTCACTCCTGTTTTCCCAGCGACCAAATAAACTCCTCAACCTGGGTTTGGGTTCAGGATCGATTGAAAGATTTATTTTGTCGCAATTTGCCGAGATGGAGTTGGTTTCAGTCGAGATAGACGCCAAATTGATTGAGCTCACCAAACAACATTTCCACATACCCTCAAGCCACAGGGTCATGCAGATGCCGGCGCAGCACTATCTCGAGGTCAATCAGCAAAATTTTGACATATTGATATCCGACGTCTATCCCGGTCAGGAAAGTGCCAGCTCTTATCTCTCCGCAGATTTTATAATGCATGCAGCTCGTGGGTTAAATAAACAGGGTGTGTTTGCTGTCAATCTGCTGCCAAGATCAAAATCAGAAGTGGTTGAGGTGCTAGTCAGGATGCGTAAGACTTTTCCATGGATCTTGATATATGACGTGCCAGATATGAGTAACATGATCCTGTTTTGCAGCCTATCGCGCCCCCCGACCCTGGCCACTTTGAAACAACGCGCCACGCATTTGCGCAACTCGACAGGCCTAGTGGGCCAAGCGGGAAGTTCTGTAACTCTCAGCCAGTCCACAAGCCAAGGTGACAAGGCGTGCGAGCGCAGGACTGGCCGTAGCCAATTCAAGTGA
- the pdxJ gene encoding pyridoxine 5'-phosphate synthase: MNKDEILLGVNIDHVATLRQARGTRYPEPVQAALVAEQAGADAITLHLREDRRHIQDRDVEILNDMLQTRMNLEMAATSEMAAIATRFSPHDCCLVPEKREELTTEGGLDVAGNLDYMTDYCGELDDAGIRVSLFIDADHKQLEAARETGAPVVEIHTGHYADAVSDRARRAELERIIKAVEYGNSLGLQVNAGHGLDYHNVKAVVDIAGITELNIGHAIICRALFFGLDRAVKEMKALCRTMTDD; encoded by the coding sequence ATGAACAAAGACGAGATTTTACTGGGTGTCAATATCGATCATGTTGCGACCTTGCGCCAGGCCCGCGGGACCCGCTATCCGGAACCTGTCCAAGCGGCACTGGTTGCTGAGCAGGCAGGTGCAGATGCCATCACCCTGCATTTACGGGAGGATCGCAGACATATCCAGGATAGGGATGTGGAGATTTTAAACGATATGCTACAAACTCGGATGAATCTTGAGATGGCTGCAACATCGGAGATGGCCGCCATCGCGACTCGATTCAGCCCTCATGATTGCTGTTTGGTGCCGGAAAAGCGTGAAGAGTTGACCACAGAGGGTGGTTTGGATGTGGCCGGCAATCTTGACTATATGACCGACTATTGCGGTGAACTCGATGATGCCGGCATCCGGGTATCACTCTTTATCGATGCTGATCACAAGCAGTTAGAGGCCGCCAGGGAGACCGGTGCGCCTGTGGTTGAAATACATACTGGCCACTATGCCGATGCGGTATCGGACCGAGCCAGACGCGCCGAACTGGAACGGATTATCAAAGCTGTAGAATATGGAAACAGCCTTGGATTACAGGTTAATGCCGGTCATGGGCTTGATTATCACAATGTCAAAGCCGTGGTGGACATCGCTGGCATAACAGAGCTGAATATTGGACATGCCATCATTTGTCGTGCACTTTTCTTTGGTCTGGATCGTGCGGTAAAAGAGATGAAGGCGCTATGCCGTACTATGACTGATGACTAG
- the recO gene encoding DNA repair protein RecO — protein MNELRPAFVIHRRDYRNTSLLLELYLADQGRLPAIARGAKSGRSTRAMLLQPFSPLRVSLSGRGEVKSLTQVEPDGRPYRLQGERIYCGIYLNELLTRLLQRGDPNPTLYVNYQYTLDRLASGESPDQCLRDFEVCLIKELGYGMLLDRTADTDQPIESEQTYDYHIEHGPVLAQGGAESDAGIHGRTLICLHRGERLDEQGKAEAKQLMRRVISYYLGDRPLKSRELFQSLK, from the coding sequence ATGAATGAATTGAGACCGGCATTTGTCATACATCGGAGAGACTATCGTAATACCAGCCTGTTATTAGAGCTCTATCTCGCCGATCAGGGGAGGTTGCCGGCGATAGCCCGCGGTGCCAAATCCGGTCGTTCCACACGTGCGATGTTATTGCAACCATTCTCCCCGTTGCGGGTTTCATTGAGTGGTAGGGGTGAGGTCAAGAGCCTTACCCAGGTAGAGCCGGATGGTCGCCCTTATCGATTGCAGGGAGAGAGGATCTATTGCGGTATCTACCTGAATGAGCTATTAACCCGACTATTGCAGCGAGGGGACCCCAATCCAACCCTGTATGTCAATTATCAATATACACTAGACAGACTTGCCTCCGGGGAGTCACCCGATCAATGTTTACGTGATTTCGAGGTCTGTCTCATAAAGGAATTGGGCTATGGCATGTTGTTGGATCGCACCGCAGATACGGATCAACCGATAGAGTCGGAGCAGACCTATGATTATCATATAGAACATGGCCCTGTGTTGGCCCAAGGTGGCGCTGAATCAGATGCTGGAATTCATGGGCGGACACTGATTTGTCTGCATCGTGGTGAGCGGCTGGATGAGCAGGGGAAGGCAGAAGCAAAACAGTTGATGCGACGGGTCATCAGCTATTATCTGGGGGACAGGCCCCTTAAAAGCAGAGAACTATTTCAATCCTTGAAATAG